A portion of the Nyctibius grandis isolate bNycGra1 chromosome 31, bNycGra1.pri, whole genome shotgun sequence genome contains these proteins:
- the SCAMP4 gene encoding secretory carrier-associated membrane protein 4 produces the protein MAEKVNNFPPLPKFIPLKPCFYQNFADEIPIDYQSLVKRIYHVWIFYCITLVVNIIACLAWWIGGGYGVNFGLAILWLILFSPCGYVCWFRPVYKAFRSDSSFNFMAFFFIFGAQFVLTILQAIGFSGWGACGWLAAVTFFSTSAAAAVFMLFPAIMFTMSAVAMFICILRVHKIYRGAGGSFQKAQDEWNSGTWRNPPSREAQYSNFSGNSLPEYPTVPNYPPGNQWP, from the exons AAAAGGTGAATAACTTCCCACCGCTCCCCAAGTTTATCCCTCTGAAACCGTGTTTCTACCAGAATTTTGCTGATGAGATTCCCATCGATTATCAGTCTCTGGTGAAGAGAATCTACCACGTATGGATCT TTTACTGCATCACCCTGGTAGTGAATATAATTGCGTGCCTGGCATGGTGGATCGGAGGAGGTTACGGGGTCAATTTTGGTTTGGCCATCCTCTGGCTCATCCTCTTCAGTCCCTGCGGCTACGTCTGCTGGTTCCGACCTGTGTACAAAGCCTTTCG GTCGGACAGCTCGTTTAATTTTATGgcctttttcttcatcttcgGCGCACAGTTCGTTCTCACGATCCTGCAGGCGATTGGTTTCTCCGGATGGGGAGCGTG cGGATGGTTGGCAGCCGTTACTTTCTTCAGCaccagtgctgcagctgctgtgttcATGCTTTTTCCTGCCATTATGTTTACAATGTCAGCGGTCGCAATGTTCATCTGCATTTTAAGG GTACATAAAATCTACCGAGGGGCTGGTGGAAGCTTTCAGAAAGCTCAGGACGAGTGGAACAGCGGCACGTGGAGGAACCCCCCCAGCAGGGAGGCCCAGTACAGCAATTTTTCTGGGAACAGCCTGCCAGAGTATCCCACGGTGCCCAACTATCCCCCGGGAAACCAATGGCCTTAA